In the Helianthus annuus cultivar XRQ/B chromosome 11, HanXRQr2.0-SUNRISE, whole genome shotgun sequence genome, one interval contains:
- the LOC110888268 gene encoding uncharacterized protein LOC110888268 → MDPSLAAVLENMSRELKEIKAKVDKCEYCRGGHDTSACPLLVGEEQVDFVGGGQGRGQPSGFGNNNFGSGWRNNNNNFASNNNFRSNGPPGFQIAQNPNRGLGSLFGGGSNGQVNDGRSNNQGQTGQGPSLDLGGSLERMEAMMSQLVVRDQTTQKKLSEHDLMLKNHQAAFQDLQRVVGDMSRKLEERLPGQFAGNTQPNPNAHVKAITTRSGKIVGNPSVEERVVDEDGDIVDEEIEMEAPGKVQSRLRPASTAQPGESQGEKRVEKPPIDVRPSPLVNHAYVPFPSRLKNQKYSREYGQFLDIFKQLKINLPFIEALQSMPKYAKFLKDLLRNKEKLGELSNVPLHGGCSAVVSNQLPEKLTDPGVFTIPCLFGSNTNTRALADLGASINLMPFSLYEKLDLGELSPTRMTLSLADRSVKHPRGIVENLLVKVDKFVFPADFVILDMEADENVPLILGRPFLNTAKALIDVFLGTITLRAGEESVIFKVMNSRGPSDRVEAVSSVRECEKNEKDEEKVISDPSLEKVIGIKCRDPPDRRIKELEERIVRLESKIETLRKA, encoded by the coding sequence ATGGATCCTAGTTTAGCCGCTGTATTGGAAAACATGTCTAGGGAACTTAAGGAAATTAAGGCTAAGGTAGACAAATGTGAGTATTGTCGAGGGGGTCACGACACGAGTGCGTGTCCACTGCTAGTGGGTGAGGAGCAAGTCGATTTTGTAGGAGGGGGTCAAGGTAGAGGTCAACCTAGTGGGTTTGGTAATAATAACTTTGGTTCGGGTTggcgtaataataataataattttgctTCTAACAACAATTTTCGCTCAAACGGACCCCCTGGttttcaaatagctcaaaatccaaATAGGGGTTTAGGTTCACTCTTTGGTGGGGGTTCAAATGGGCAGGTTAATGATGGGAGGTCAAATAACCAAGGTCAAACAGGTCAAGGTCCAAGTTTGGATTTAGGGGGCAGTCTAGAAAGGATGGAGGCTATGATGAGCCAGCTAGTTGTTAGGGACCAAACCACCCAAAAGAAACTTAGCGAACATGACCTTATGCTTAAGAATCACCAAGCTGCTTTCCAAGACCTTCAAAGGGTTGTAGGCGATATGTCTAGGAAGTTAGAGGAGAGATTACCCGGCCAGTTTGCGGGTAACACCCAACCTAACCCGAATGCTCATGTAAAGGCCATTACCACCCGTAGTGGCAAAATCGTAGGGAACCCGAGCGTAGAGGAGAGAGTAGTCGATGAGGATGGAGATATTGTAGACGAAGAGATAGAGATGGAGGCTCCCGGCAAAGTGCAATCGAGGCTgcgcccagcaagtaccgcacagccCGGTGAGTCTCAAGGTGAGAAGAGAGTAGAAAAACCTCCTATAGATGTTAGACCTTCACCTTTAGTGAACCATGCGTATGTCCCGTTCCCTTCTCGTCTTAAGAATCAAAAATACTCGAGGGAATATGGGCAATTCTTAGACATCTTCAAGCAATTGAAGATTAATCTTCCTTTTATCGAGGCACTCCAGTCCATGCCTAAATACGCGAAATTTTTAAAGGACCTTCTTAGGAATAAAGAGAAGTTAGGGGAGTTGTCGAATGTCCCATTGCATGGAGGATGTTCGGCCGTTGTCTCAAATCAGCTTCCTGAGAAGCTTACCGATCCCGGTGTTTTCACAATTCCTTGTCTATTCGGTAGTAACACTAATACTAGAGCTTTAGCCGACCTAGGTGCTAGCATCAATTTGATGCCATTTTCTCTCTACGAAAAGCTAGACTTAGGCGAGCTTTCACCCACCCGAATGACATTATCCTTAGCTGATAGATCCGTGAAACACCCTAGGGGCATAGTCGAGAATTTGCTTGTTAAGGTGGACAAGTTCGTTTTTCCGGCGGACTTCGTCATTCTCGACATGGAAGCCGATGAAAACGTACCGTTAATCTTAGGACGCCCGTTCTTGAACACCGCTAAAGCTCTCATAGATGTCTTTTTAGGCACCATCACACTTAGAGCGGGCGAGGAATCGGTAATTTTTAAGGTTATGAATTCGAGAGGGCCTAGTGATAGAGTGGAGGCGGTATCGTCAGTAAGGGAGTGTGAGAAGAACGAGAAAGATGAGGAGAAGGTGATAAGTGATCCGAGTCTAGAGAAGGTGATAGGAATCAAGTGTAGGGATCCACCGGATAGGAGAATAAAGGAATTAGAGGAGAGAATTGTGCGTTTAGAATCTAAGATAGAGACATTGAGAAAGGCTTAG
- the LOC118484013 gene encoding uncharacterized protein LOC118484013, which translates to MDPFNNPDNPNNPNNPNNPNNPTQPNVFSVPGYYLTLEPNQFSQYSSNAFASFQHSPNQFAQFSQNQALQQMMMRGAYNFPPVQPQPIPTPPVQPQPIPTQPFQQSEPEDDVEIVPETQPPKGKGKRNKGKQVVGDQPSKPKATKWTPIEEEALAKAFISTSDHPTKVGNNQLGEGFWSKVLAKFLVLMDQGPYRDVDSVSSKWRKMNSAINRFCEEYNKLYTSDRRSGWSDDDVFKKALDKYKQNNEEYAVQEPERPPGRDKSMKERAKGKEKEKVDPNMVEFMEHLKMYNDVSAQKTKAKERAVKEKTRVSEEKLCEKVRLSNEKIRISDEKIRLKEWEIISMNVEDEPEPKLNDPAIIESLDKRIPPDQGTDEPLVDVSLSDLSTQNPFALKECVSSIGDSFTPECTSKDSSKTSSGELKCNLSEVYEVDDSTSQSSTKNKKSGVANVSIDDEETMILVPKIEK; encoded by the exons ATGGATCCCTTCAACAACCCGGACAACCCGAACAATCCGAACAACCCGAACAATCCCAACAATCCGACCCAACCTAATGTTTTCTCGGTTCCGGGATATTATCTGACGctagaaccgaaccaattctcgCAATATTCATCAAATGCGTTTGCTTCATTCCAACACTCGCCAAACCAATTCGCTCAATTCTCCCAAAATCAAGCCCTTCAACAAATGATGATGCGGGGTGCTTATAATTTCCCACCCGTTCAACCTCAACCGATCCCCACACCACCCGTTCAACCTCAACCGATCCCGACCCAACCATTTCAACAATCCGAACCCGAAGACGATGTGGAGATTGTTCCCGAAACCCAACCGCCTAAAGGAAAAGGAAAACGAAACAAAGGCAAGCAAGTGGTGGGTGATCAACCGTCGAAACCGAAGGCGACTAAGTGGACACCAATCGAAGAAGAAGCCTTAGCCAAGGCTTTCATTAGCACTTCTGACCACCCAACAAAAG ttG gTAATAACCAATTGGGTGAGGGGTTTTGGTCCAAGGTATTGGCGAAGTTTCTCGTCCTTATGGATCAAGGCCCGTATCGAGATGTCGACTCGGTCTCCTCAAAGTGGCGGAAAATGAACTCGGCTATCAATAGGTTTTGCGAGGAATATAATAAATTATATACAAGTGACCGTCGTAGCGGGTGGAGCGACGACGATGTGTTTAAAAAAGCGTTGGACAAGTATAAGCAAAACAATG AGGAGTACGCCGTACAAGAACCGGAGCGTCCACCGGGCCGAGACAAATCAATGAAGGAGCGGGCCAaggggaaagaaaaggaaaaggtggaCCCGAACATGGTTGAGTTTATGGAACACTTAAAAATGTACAACGACGTCTCGGCCCAAAAGACAAAGGCGAAGGAGCGGGCCGTCAAAGAAAAAACTCGTGTATCGGAAGAAAAGTTATGCGAGAAGGTCCGGTTGTCGAATGAGAAAATCCGAATTTCCGATGAAAAAATTCGGCTCAAGGAATGGGAAATAATATCGATGAATGTCGAGGACGAACCCGAGCcgaaac TAAATGATCCAGCAATAATTGAATCTTTAGATAAGCGAATTCCACCAGATCAG GGTACTGATGAACCATTAGTTGATGTATCTCTTAGTGATTTATCAACTCAGAATCCATTTGCCCTTAAG GAATGTGTTTCTTCTATTGGAGATAGTTTCACACCTGAATGCACCTCTAAGGACAGTTCGAAGACTTCATCCGGTGAATTGAAGTGTAACCTTTCAGAAGTGTATGAAGTTGACGATTCCACATCTCAGTCATCAACTAAGAACAAAAAGTCCGGTGTCGCAAATGTCTCCATTGATGATGAGGAAACTATGATTTTGGTTCCTAAGATTGAAAAATAG